From one Sciurus carolinensis chromosome 9, mSciCar1.2, whole genome shotgun sequence genomic stretch:
- the LOC124992584 gene encoding 40S ribosomal protein S24-like: protein MTNRLLQRKQMVIDVLHPGKATVPKTEIREKLAKMYKTTPDVIFVFGFRTHFGGGKTTGFGMIYDSLDYAKKNEPKHRLARHGLYEKKKTSRKQRKEWKNRMKKVRGTAKANVGAGKK, encoded by the coding sequence ATGACCAACCGACTACTTCAGAGGAAACAAATGGTCATTGATGTTCTTCACCCTGGGAAAGCAACAGTACCTAAGACAGAAATTCGAGAAAAATTAGCCAAAATGTACAAGACCACACCAGATGTCATCTTTGTGTTTGGATTCAGAACCCATTTTGGAGGTGGCAAGACAACTGGCTTTGGCATGATCTATGATTCATTGGattatgcaaagaaaaatgaacccaAACATAGACTGGCAAGACACGGCCTGTATGAAAAGAAGAAGACCTCAAGAAAACAGCGAAAGGAATGgaagaacagaatgaagaaagtcAGGGGGACTGCAAAGGCCAATGTTGGTGCTGGCAAAAAGTGA